One Natrinema longum genomic window, GCGACACGACCGACGTGACGATGTCGATCGACGGCAATCCGACGATCAACGACCACGGCGAACACAACCTCCCCGGGGGCGAGGTCTTCACCGCACCCCAGCCCGACAGCGTCGAGGGCGAGGTCCTCTTCGACATGCCGCTGTACCACCAGGGCCGGGAGATCACCGACGTCTTCCTCGAGTTCGAGGGTGGCGAGGTCGTCTCCCACTCGGCGGCGAAGAACGAGGACGTGCTGACGGAAGTGCTCAACACCGACGACGGCGCGCGTCGACTCGGCGAACTCGGCATCGGGATGAACCGCGACATCGACCGGTTTACCTACAACATGCTCTTCGACGAGAAGATGGGCGACACCGTCCACATGGCCGTCGGCCGGGCCTACGACGACACCGTCGGCGAGGGCAACGAGGCCAACGACTCCGCCGTCCACGTCGATATGATCGTCGACATGAGCGAAGATTCGTTCATCGAAGTCGACGGTGAAGTGGTACAGCGGAACGGAACGTTCCGATTCGAGGACGGGTTCGCGGACGACGTTTGATCGGCGCGACCGCCTCGAGCTATCGAACGCGAGCGTCGTGAGCCGCGAGGAGGAGCGGCCGCGACGAACGGTCGTGAGTCGCGGCATTTTTCATCGAAGTTTTTGCGCGAGCGGTCGCGAAGCGACCCGAGCGGAAAAAGTTCGGAGCGATTCGTTCATCGAAGTCGACGGCGAAGTGGTCCAGCGGAACGGAACGTTCCGATTCGAGGACGGGTTCTCGGATGACGTTTGATCGGCGCGACCGCCTCGAGCAGCCGGCGGCGGCGACCGCTCGAGTCTCGTCTCGTTCAGCCCGGCCGCTCGCCGTCGGCGGTGGGTCCGATGTGTCGTCCGATGACGGGTAACCGACTGTCGCCACGACTCGAGCGGGAAGTATCGGGCGGGTTTATACTCCTGAACGGTCGATCACAGGTATGGCAATACTCGTCGCATACGACGGCTCCGCGCCCGCACAGGAAGCGGTCGAACACGCGTTTACGACCTATCCGGACCAAGAGATCGTCCTGTTGCGTGTGATCGAAGCGGCGGAGGGATCGACGGGAGCCGGAATCAAACTCGCACAGGAGGTGTTTCGGGAGCGAGAGGAGAAAGTCTCCACGGAACTGCCAACGGAGATTTCGGACCTGATCAGCGATCCCGACAGGGAGTTTCGGACCGAAACCGCCGTCGGGAAACCCGCACGGGAGGTCGTCTCGTTCGCCGAGGAGAACGACGACATCGAGCACATCGTCATCGGAAGCCACGGCCGAGCCGGTCTCTCCCGCGTCCTGCTCGGCAGCGTCGCGGAAACGATCGTCCGACGGGCCCCGGTCCCGGTCACCGTCATCCGCTGAGACGGGTTGCCGTAACGATTTACCGGCGACCCCACGGACGAGTCCGCGGGTCGCCGGCACTGTCTGACAGCGGTCCGTCTGCGGACGCTTGAGGTGGGTCGACGAACGCGCCAGCGAGCTCACGGGAGCGTTCGGTTATCGGTGTTCACGCGTTCGTTCGTAGGCGTAATCGAGCGCATCCTCGAGCGAACCGGGGCCGTCGTAGCTGGCCGAAAAGAGGTCCATGAATTCGGCGGCGATCCGGTCGCACCGCTCGAACGTCAGGACGGTCCGGACCTGTATCGTCTCGGAGAGATCGAGCCCCGGATAGCTCGTCGCCGTCAACGTGTAGCCGGGGTGATCCGCACCGTCGAGCGAGGCGGGCGCGACTTTCAACCGCAGATCACCTGATTCGTGGAGATACGTCCGATACTGCAGTTCCCGGTCAGTGTCGGCAGACGTATAGGTCCGACACTCTTCGGTGTTCCACTCGAGCGGCACGTCGGCTTCCATCGATCACTCGTACCCTCCGGAGCGCTACGTTCGTATCGCAACGAGCAATATTATCGAACGATGGTCCAGTTACTCGAATATTGGTGGGTTCGATGCCTGTAAGAGGATTATATTCTGGACAAACGTCTGCTATCGATCGGGTTATTCGGATGAACGACGAATCGGATGCTCTCTCGCGAGCGGTTCCTCGTTCGTGTCCCGCGATCGGCTGGCGATCTTCATCGCCGATTGGAGACGGCGCGTCGTCAATCGTCGCTCGAGGACTCCGCTCCGGGGACCGACTCCTCGTCGGCTTCGGGACTGACGCTGCCGGTCCGGTAGCCGTGGAGGTCGAGCGTGACGTGATCGAAACCGAGCGTCGAGAGCTCCGCGCGGACCGTCTCGACGAACTCCCGTTCCAGGGCGCGCTCGAGTTCGTCGGGTGCGACCTCGATGCGGGCGAGGCCGTCGTGGTCGCGGACGCGGAACTGGTCGAACCCCCACTGTCGGAGCAGCGCCTCGGCCCGCTCGATCCGCGTCAGTCGATCCTCCGTGACCTCGAGGCCGGTGGGGATTCGGGAGGAGAGACAGGCCATAGACGGTTTGTCGGCGACCGACAGGTCGTAGCGGGTGGCGATCTCTCGGACCTCCGCTTTCGTGATGTCGTGGGCCAGCAGCGGCGAGTGGACGGCCAACTCGTCGACCGCCCGGAGACCGGGCCGGTGACCCGCGCCCGGATCGTCGGCGTTGGTCCCGTCACAGACTGTGCCGACCCCGAGTTCGCGGGCGGTCTCGAGCATCTCGCCGAGTCGCATCGTCCGGCAGTGATAGCAGCGGTCGTCGTCGTTTTCGACGAACGCGTCGCTCTCGAGTTCCGAGAAGGAGACGATCTCGTGGCGGATACCGATCTCGTTTGCGACCCGTTCGGCGTCCTCGAGTTCGGCGGCAGGGAGCGTCTCGCTCTTTGCGGTACAGGCGATCGCGTCCTCGCCGAGGGCGTCGTGGGCGAGCGCGGCCACCACGCTCGAGTCGACCCCGCCGGAGAAGGCGATCACGACCCCGTCACGGGCCGCGAGATCCTCGCGGGCGGCCTCGAGTTTCGCCTCGACTGTTGTCATGGACCGTCGTTCGAACCGAGCGGGCAAAAGGACGTTGTCGTCGACGCAGCGATCCACGTCCCGTTGACGTAGTTGCCTCAGCCGTGGCGCTGCGAGCGGCCGCCGAGTTCGGAGACGACCGCCTGCAGTAAACAGCGTGCCAAGCGATTAAGAGACCGTCCGTGGTACCGCTGTCATCGAGAGTACTATGGCTGTCTCCGATCGATTACGACGCCTGCGATCGATCACCGAGACGGAGGGGCACACCAGCGGCGTCGACGCCCACTCCCGCGAGGAACACGTCGCCGACGCGGTGGCCCGCGGGATCCAGGGCGGGTTCGTCGCGACGCTGCTCATGACCGCCTTTCGCCTCCCGCTCCTGCGATCGCTGCCGCCGTCGGCGAACTTCTGGTCCCAGTACGTCACCGGCGACGATCCCGACGGCCATCCGATCGCGGGGCTCGCGTTGCACCTGTTCTACGGCGTCAGTTCGGGCGCGCTCTTCGGCGGACTGTTCTCCCTGTACACCGCCGGTCGATCCATCGAACCCGAACAGCGCGGGCTCGTCTGGGGCTCGGTCTACGGCATGGTCCTGTCGGCCTTCGGCGTCCAGGTCATGCTCCAGAAACTGCTCGATATCCGCCTCGAGGCCGACGAACTCGCGCTCTTTCACGCCGGCCATCTCGTCTACGGACTCTCGCTGGGA contains:
- a CDS encoding universal stress protein is translated as MAILVAYDGSAPAQEAVEHAFTTYPDQEIVLLRVIEAAEGSTGAGIKLAQEVFREREEKVSTELPTEISDLISDPDREFRTETAVGKPAREVVSFAEENDDIEHIVIGSHGRAGLSRVLLGSVAETIVRRAPVPVTVIR
- the larE gene encoding ATP-dependent sacrificial sulfur transferase LarE codes for the protein MTTVEAKLEAAREDLAARDGVVIAFSGGVDSSVVAALAHDALGEDAIACTAKSETLPAAELEDAERVANEIGIRHEIVSFSELESDAFVENDDDRCYHCRTMRLGEMLETARELGVGTVCDGTNADDPGAGHRPGLRAVDELAVHSPLLAHDITKAEVREIATRYDLSVADKPSMACLSSRIPTGLEVTEDRLTRIERAEALLRQWGFDQFRVRDHDGLARIEVAPDELERALEREFVETVRAELSTLGFDHVTLDLHGYRTGSVSPEADEESVPGAESSSDD
- a CDS encoding DUF6789 family protein — translated: MAVSDRLRRLRSITETEGHTSGVDAHSREEHVADAVARGIQGGFVATLLMTAFRLPLLRSLPPSANFWSQYVTGDDPDGHPIAGLALHLFYGVSSGALFGGLFSLYTAGRSIEPEQRGLVWGSVYGMVLSAFGVQVMLQKLLDIRLEADELALFHAGHLVYGLSLGAWVGSRTEGVEDPEREYEYDDGN